A single region of the Triticum dicoccoides isolate Atlit2015 ecotype Zavitan chromosome 2B, WEW_v2.0, whole genome shotgun sequence genome encodes:
- the LOC119362990 gene encoding uncharacterized protein LOC119362990, with amino-acid sequence MYIITHSSPGFRVTWTSVDEHIKDDLDLQSTAQEEEAIILVAESMGEGTRCALNRIVQLRLRNLHRSGDPFDDSQINQFP; translated from the exons ATGTATATCATAACCCACAGTTCACCAG GGTTTCGTGTTACATGGACTTCTGTGGATGAACATATCAAAGACGATCTTGATCTTCAGAGTACTGCTCAAGAGGAAGAG GCTATTATACTTGTAGCAGAAAGCATGGGAGAAGGCACTCGGTGTGCTCTGAATAGAATTGTGCAGTTGAGGCTGAGAAACTT GCATAGGTCCGGAGATCCTTTTGATGACAGTCAAATAAACCAATTCCCATAA
- the LOC119362991 gene encoding SPX domain-containing protein 6-like produces the protein MKFGKWLKRQIEQSLPAWKDEFLSYNELKPVIGAVSPADFVARLDVQIEKINAFFIEQEEFFIITHRELQGAIRSALERKPAVPAAAHEAEVAAIRREIVNFHGEMVLLLNYSSVNYIGLAKILKKYDKRTGAGIRLAVIETVLVQPFFTAEAVSLMVRECEAMMEAVFPTAPGEGQAAARRDREALVAAEQRIFRNTVSALLAMQDVRSGSSTRGRHSLPPLNLPDSDWLRSF, from the exons ATGAAATTTGGAAAGTGGCTCAAGAGGCAGATCGAGCAGAGCCTCCCGGCGTGGAAGGACGAGTTCCTGAGCTACAACGAGCTCAAGCCCGTCATCGGCGCCGTCTCGCCGGCCGACTTCGTCGCCCGCCTCGACGTTCAGATCGAGAAGATCAACGCCTTCTTCATCGAGCAGGAGGAGTTCTTCATCATCACGCACAGG GAGCTGCAGGGGGCGATCAGGAGCGCGCTGGAGAGGAAGCcggcggtgccggcggcggcgcacgAGGCGGAGGTCGCGGCGATCCGGAGGGAGATCGTCAACTTCCACGGCGAGATGGTGCTGCTGCTCAACTACAGCAGCGTCAACTACATCGGCCTAGCCAAGATTCTCAAGAAGTATGACAAGCGCACGGGCGCCGGGATCCGGCTCGCCGTGATCGAGACCGTGCTAGTGCAGCCCTTCTTCACGGCGGAGGCGGTGTCCCTGATGGtgagggagtgcgaggccatgatgGAGGCGGTGTTCCCCACGGCGCCCGGCGaggggcaggcggcggcgcggcgggaccgcGAGGCCCTGGTCGCCGCGGAGCAGAGGATCTTCCGCAACACCGTGTCGGCGCTCCTGGCCATGCAGGACGTGCGCAGCGGCAGCTCCACGCGCGGCCGCCACTCCCTGCCGCCGCTCAACCTGCCGGACTCGGACTGGCTCCGCTCCTTCTAG